In one Rutidosis leptorrhynchoides isolate AG116_Rl617_1_P2 chromosome 8, CSIRO_AGI_Rlap_v1, whole genome shotgun sequence genomic region, the following are encoded:
- the LOC139862534 gene encoding peptidyl-prolyl cis-trans isomerase FKBP20-1, with amino-acid sequence MAAAAAECIDLSGDGGVMKTIVKRAKPDAIVPSENLPLVDVHYEGTLAETGEVFDTTHEDNTIFTFELGKGSVIKAWDIALRTMKVGEVAKITCKSDYAYGTAGSPPEIPPDATLIFEVELVACRPRKGSSLASVSDERARLDELKRQREMAAAQKEEEKKKREEAKAAAAARIQAKMDSKKGGKGKGKGK; translated from the exons atggctgctgctgctgctgaatgTATTGATTTGAGTGGAGATGGAGGTGTGATGAAAACAATTGTGAAGAGAGCCAAACCTGATGCAATTGTTCCTTCTGAAAACCTTCCTCTTGTTGatg TGCATTATGAAGGGACTCTGGCTGAAACGGGTGAAGTATTCGATACTACACATGAAGACAATACGATCTTCACCTTTGAACTTGGCAAGGGCTCTGTTATAAAGGCTTGGGATATTGCTTTAAGAACCATGAAG GTTGGCGAGGTTGCCAAAATAACTTGCAAGTCAGACTATGCGTATGGAACTGCAGGTTCTCCTCCAGAGATTCCACCAGA TGCAACTCTTATTTTTGAGGTGGAGCTGGTTGCCTGCAGGCCTAGGAAAGGTTCAAGCTTGGCTAGCGTCTCAGACGAGAGGGCTAGACTAGA TGAGCTGAAGAGGCAAAGGGAAATGGCAGCTGCACAGaaggaagaagagaagaagaaacgAGAAGAAGCCAAAGCAGCAGCTGCGGCTCGTATTCAAGCCAAGATGGACTCCAAGAAAGGCGGCAAAGGAAAGGGCAAGGGAAAATAG
- the LOC139863292 gene encoding uncharacterized protein, translated as MKVISLNVRGFGSSKGIDKFGWVKNIIRKEKPHFVAIQESRLNLIDRKWVSSLCGFSEFDFIQQEKVGNSGGQLLIWDSNYFEAISIIRFDHVLGVCGTWKYSGCKLNVINVYGPHDDQNKQKLWDCLSKLLEHHDVDNDVAWLLCGDFNEVREQGERFNCEFLEYRAKRFNDFINNSCLIEIPLGGRSFTRVSDDGLKFSKLDRFLVSGKFCIEWGNLMAIALEREHSDHCPIVLKDEDINFGPKPFKMFDAWLDEKDIDEVIIDAWKEDVKITSRKDCVFRNKLKNVK; from the coding sequence ATGAAGGTTATTTCTCTAAATGTCAGAGGGTTTGGGTCGAGTAAGGGTATTGATAAATTTGGTTGGGTTAAAAACATTATTAGAAAGGAGAAACCACATTTTGTTGCCATTCAAGAATCTAGACTGAATTTAATCGACAGGAAGTGGGTCAGCTCTTTGTGTGGATTCTCTGAATTTGATTTTATTCAGCAGGAGAAGGTGGGTAATTCTGGTGGTCAACTCCTCATTTGGGATTCTAATTATTTTGAAGCGATTAGTATTATTAGGTTTGATCATGTACTAGGAGTTTGTGGTACATGGAAGTATTCGGGTTGTAAACTCAATGTGATTAATGTTTATGGGCCTCATGACGACCAAAATAAACAAAAACTTTGGGATTGTTTATCAAAGTTGCTTGAACACCATGATGTTGATAATGACGTTGCTTGGTTATTATGTGGAGATTTCAACGAGGTTCGCGAACAAGGTGAAAGATTCAACTGTGAGTTTCTTGAGTATAGAGCTAAGAGATTTAATGATTTTATAAACAATAGTTGTTTGATTGAGATTCCATTGGGTGGTAGAAGTTTCACTCGGGTAAGCGACGACGGTCTAAAATTTAGCAAGTTGGATCGGTTTTTGGTTTCCGGTAAATTTTGTATAGAGTGGGGTAATCTTATGGCAATAGCTTTGGAAAGAGAACATTCGGACCATTGTCCAATTGTTTTAAAAGATGAAGATATTAACTTCGGCCCTAAACCATTTAAGATGTTTGATGCTTGGCTTGATGAGAAGGATATTGATGAGGTTATTATCGATGCTTGGAAGGAGGACGTGAAAATTACGAGTCGGAAAGATTGTGTATTTAGGAACAAGCTTAAAAATGTTAAATAA
- the LOC139861631 gene encoding probable E3 ubiquitin-protein ligase RHC2A: MSAIGSLSSSYWCYRCNRSIRVQLEVQDSSLNCPDCNGGFIEEINSPNRLNRFPTAAVYPSGNGQQSPGPTPSPPLLRRGRRNTGERSPFNPVIVLRGPTSTPEESSTEELGTGGGFELYYDDGSGSGLRPLPATMSEFLLGSGFDRLLDQLSQIEGNGLGRIDTNPPASKAAIEAMPTIEIQENHVTIESYCAVCKEPFDLGSEAKEMPCQHLYHSDCILPWLALRNSCPVCRHELPSETVDSSNANRAHNDTDSHPGHEEEAVGLTIWRLPGGGFAVGRFSGGRGVGQRELPVVFTEMDGGFNNNGAPRRISWAARGNVTRERNGLGRVLRNFLSCFGGGFLRNGRRALGSSSSSNDRVSHRTRSLSSTVSGSSRR; this comes from the coding sequence ATGTCAGCAATTGGGTCTTTGTCATCATCGTACTGGTGCTACAGATGCAACCGATCCATTAGGGTTCAACTCGAAGTTCAAGATTCATCGTTAAATTGTCCCGATTGCAACGGTGGATTTATAGAAGAAATTAATAGTCCCAACCGATTAAATCGGTTTCCGACAGCTGCCGTATATCCCTCCGGAAACGGTCAACAGAGTCCCGGACCGACCCCTAGTCCGCCGTTGCTCCGGCGAGGTAGAAGAAACACCGGTGAACGGTCACCGTTTAATCCGGTCATCGTTCTACGGGGACCCACAAGCACACCGGAAGAGTCTAGTACCGAGGAACTCGGTACCGGTGGTGGGTTTGAATTGTATTATGATGATGGATCCGGGTCGGGTCTCAGACCATTACCGGCTACTATGTCGGAGTTTTTACTCGGGTCGGGTTTTGATAGGTTATTGGATCAGTTATCTCAAATAGAAGGAAATGGGTTGGGAAGAATTGATACTAATCCACCTGCATCTAAAGCAGCAATTGAAGCAATGCCAACAATTGAAATTCAAGAAAACCATGTTACAATTGAATCATACTGTGCTGTTTGTAAAGAACCATTTGATTTAGGATCAGAAGCTAAAGAAATGCCTTGTCAACATTTATATCATTCCGATTGCATTCTTCCGTGGCTCGCTTTGCGTAACTCTTGCCCGGTTTGTCGCCACGAGTTGCCATCAGAAACCGTTGATTCATCGAATGCAAACCGGGCTCATAACGATACGGATAGTCATCCGGGTCACGAAGAGGAAGCGGTCGGGTTAACGATATGGCGATTGCCCGGAGGCGGGTTTGCGGTTGGTAGATTTTCGGGCGGAAGAGGGGTCGGGCAGAGGGAGCTGCCCGTTGTTTTTACGGAAATGGATGGGGGGTTTAATAACAATGGGGCTCCAAGAAGGATTTCATGGGCTGCTAGAGGGAATGTTACTAGAGAAAGAAACGGGTTGGGCCGGGTTTTAAGGAACTTTCTTTCGTGTTTTGGAGGAGGGTTTTTGAGGAATGGAAGACGGGCTTTGGGCTCGAGTTCAAGTTCTAATGATCGAGTCAGTCATAGAACTCGGTCCTTGTCGTCCACTGTTAGTGGTTCGTCGCGTAGGTGA